The Amycolatopsis coloradensis sequence TCGACGTGCTCGACGACTACTCAGGCACCATCCGGCCCGCGAAGACGCTCTCCGGTGGTGAGTCCTTCCTCGCGTCACTCTCGCTGGCCCTGGGGCTCGCGGACGTCGTCGCGGCCGAAACCGGCGGAGCGCTGCTGGACACGTTGTTCATTGATGAGGGCTTCGGCACGTTGGACGCCGAGACGCTCGACATCGTCATGAACATCCTCGACGAGCTTCGCGCCGGCGGTCGCGTGGTCGGGCTGGTCTCGCACGTGGAGGAACTGCGGCAGCGGATCCCGACGAGGCTGCGGATCCGGAAGTCGCGTACGGGCTCTTCGGTGGAGATCCACGCCGCCTGACCCCAGGTCTCGTGAGTGGTAAGGACGGTTCTAACCGTCTGTCCTGTTTCAGGACCTCACGGACAGATGTGTTTCAGTACTTGTCGGACAGTTTTGGGTTGGTCAGTGGTTGGTAGCGTATTGCTCTGTTGAGGGTGAGCTGGCGGGCGAGTGTGTCGCCGATCATGATGACGACGCGGTCGCCCTGCCAGAACACGGTGGCGCTCTGGCCGGCCCAGTGTCGGCCTAGCACGATGGAGCAGCCGGAGAAGGCGATGACCCCGGTGCTGGAGACGGGGCGTTGGGTGGTTCCGCTGGGAGCTGTGGAGCCTTCGGGTGGAGTGGCTTTGGGACTGGCGTCGTAGCGTTGCTGCGGGGTCTGGCCGTCGAGGCTCTGGTGTCTTCGGTTGTTGTAGATTGTGCGGTAGTCGTCGAGCAGCTGTTGCAGGGCGGCAAGATTCTCGGCCGGGGGCCGGGCGGCGAGCCATTTCTGCAGAGTCTGATGGACGCGTTCGTTCTTGCCGCAGGTTTGCGGGTGATAGACCGACGAGGCGATCGTGGTGACGCCGTGTTCGGCGAGGTGACGTTCCAGATCGGCCATCCAGCCGCGGTGTTTGCCGGAGAAAGCCAGCCCGTTGTCGGACAACAGTTTCACCGGCGCCCCGTAGCAGGCGATGGCCAGTTGCACTGCGGTCCAGGTGTCAGCACCGTTCTCGCTGACCGCGGCATAGGAGCCGACATCGAGGCGGGAATGGTCATCCAGGATCTGGATGATGCAGACCTTGGTGCCGTCGGCCAGGTAGTGCTCCGTCCCATCGATCTGCCAGCAGCCGTTCGGGTCCGGGTACTGGAACCGGCGCCGCGTGCGGGGCTTCTTGCGTGGCTCGGGTTCGATCTGGCCGCGATCACGCAGGATCCGGTAGATCGACGACTGCGAGGGCGGCGGGAGC is a genomic window containing:
- a CDS encoding IS481 family transposase, with amino-acid sequence MDPEFVAAIVRSAAGEKINVARFCREHGVSRDTFYRYVARFRSEGTVGFACRSTAPLSHPSALGEEVAEAVLRARKELEEEGLDNGPISIRWRLEDAGMLPPPSQSSIYRILRDRGQIEPEPRKKPRTRRRFQYPDPNGCWQIDGTEHYLADGTKVCIIQILDDHSRLDVGSYAAVSENGADTWTAVQLAIACYGAPVKLLSDNGLAFSGKHRGWMADLERHLAEHGVTTIASSVYHPQTCGKNERVHQTLQKWLAARPPAENLAALQQLLDDYRTIYNNRRHQSLDGQTPQQRYDASPKATPPEGSTAPSGTTQRPVSSTGVIAFSGCSIVLGRHWAGQSATVFWQGDRVVIMIGDTLARQLTLNRAIRYQPLTNPKLSDKY